A stretch of DNA from Mesorhizobium onobrychidis:
CACGTGTCGTGAGGCACGTTCTGGGCTAACATGGCCCGCAAGGTTTCGGCCACCACCTCAAAAGGTTCTGATGGAGCCTTGGTGACCACCATGGCCACGCGACTTCCTGCGGAAATACGCAGCCGTCCGTGCGGCCGGCGTGCATTGAAGAAAATGGTGATGAAGTAGACTGGCAAAAGCGTTATCCACGCCAGAAGCGCCGTCACCAGAATTGAGCCGACCATGTTGGTGTGGGTGGCTCCGAAAACCCACCATTGCCAGAAGAATGCGACGGCCATCGCCCACAAAACCGCACCCATAATGTACTCGACGCGCTTTCGGCCGGTGAAGACCGGCACCATCAGGGGTTCTTCCCTGTCAACAGACAGCGCGATGCGCGGCGTTCTCATGAGCGCACCTCGAGCCCGAAGAAGGGAGCCGCTGTGCGAATTATCGTATCGAGATCGGAATAGAGCGCCTGAAAGCCAAGTTTTTCGGCAGCGAGCGCCGGATCGGCATAAAGCACCGGAGGATCGCCCGCACGACGAGCGCGCATCTCGACCGGCACGTTACGACCTGTCAGCCGGCTGATCGCTTCGAGAATTTCCTTAATGGATGTACCACGCCCGCTGCCAAGATTGACGGCCAGATTGCCACCGCAGTTGATCAGATGTTCGAGCGCCAGCACATGCGCGCGCGCCAGATCCGCGACATGAATATAGTCGCGAATGCAGGTGCCGTCGGGCGTATCGTAATCCTGGCCATAGACTTCGAGAAAATCGATCCTGCCTGCAGCGGCCATCATGGCTCGCGGAATGAGATGCGTTTCTGGATCGTGGGTTTCGCCGATTTCCCCGTCGATATCCGCGCCGGACGCATTGAAATAACGCAGCGCCACGTAGCGCAGCGCATAGGCAGCCGAATAATCGGCAAGCATCTGCTCCGCGATGAGCTTCGTGCGTCCATAAGGATTGATCGGGCGCTGGCTCTCGCCTTCGCGGATCGGCAAGCGATCCGGAATGCCATAGGTGGCGCAGCTTGACGAGAAGATGATATTGCGCGTTCCGCTTCTCTGGCAGGCGTCCAGCAGCGATTGGGTCCCGTTGACGTTGTTCTGATAGTATTTTGCCGGTTTCTCTACGGATTCGCCGACATAGGCCGATGCAGCAAAATGGATCACCCCGATAGGGCGATACTCATCCATGACGTGGGTCAACCGCTCCGAGTCAAGGATGTTGCCTTCAACGAAGGCGCCCCATCGGACGGCTGACCGGTGACCCGTGGATAGATTGTCGTAGACAATCGGATCATAACTCTGCCTGGCCAAAAGCTTGGCTGTATGGCTGCCGATAAAGCCGGCGCCACCAACGACAAGTACGTTCTTGCCGGACATCAGGCGGCCTCCGCCAGCTTTCCGGAGGGCTTCCTCAACTGCCGTTCGAAATAAGCGATCGTCGACTTCAGCCCATCGGCCAACGCCACGGTCGGCTCCCATCCAAGTTCTCTCTGGGCCACTGTGATGTCGGGCCGACGCTGGCGCGGATCGTCCACGGGCAACGGGTGATAGACGACTTTGGAGCTCGAGCCGGTCATTCCCACGATCTGCTCGGCCAACTCACCGACTGTAAATTCGCCGGGATTGCCGATGTTGACAGGCGTGTGGATCGCCTGAGGGCTGTACATGAGCCGGTAGAAGCCTTCGATCAGATCGTCCACGTAACAGAAGGAACGGGTCTGCGACCCGTCGCCGTAAACGGTGATGTCCTCGCCCTTGAGCGCCTGCACGATGAAGTTGGAAACGACCCGGCCGTCATCCGGGCGCATGCGCGGACCATAGGTGTTGAAGATGCGCACGATACGGATGTCGACGCCGTATTGCTGATGAAAATCGTAGAACAGAGTCTCGGCAGAGCGCTTTCCTTCGTCATAACAAGAGCGCGGACCGAAGGAATTGACATTGCCCCAATAGCTTTCGGGCTGCGGATGCACATGGGGATCGCCGTAGACTTCCGAGGTGGAAGCCTGGAAAATTCGCGCCTGGTAATGTGCTGCCAGTTCCAGAAGATTGAGCGACCCGATCACGCTCGTCTTCATCGTATGGACCGGGTCGGCCTGATAGTGCGGCGGTGAAGCCGGGCAGGCGAGATTGTAGATCTCGTTGACCGGCAGATCGAGCCGTTCCACGATATCGTGGCGCACAAAGCTGAACGTGTCGTAGTTCAGGAGGTGGCGCAAATTCTCTAGCCGCCCCGTGGAAAAATTGTCTACGCAGATAACAGAATGGCCGTCTTGCAAAAGACGTTCGCACAGATGTGATCCGAGAAAGCCGGCCCCGCCTGCGACAAGTACCCTCCGTTGCGAGGAAAGATCAGATTGCAACTTTGCAGACTGAAATGCGATACTCACGGGTGCCCTCATTCATAAAAACCATCAGTGCCAAAAGGAAGACATGTAGGTGTCTAAATGCACTGAGACTTCAGGTTTTCTTCCTGTAGTGAATCTGATTATTTCCAATACCTCCCCGGTTCCTACGTTGCGATATCAGGGAATCCGGAAACTTTTCAAAGCGTCCATTTTTGCAGCTGACCCGCCGCAGACATTGTCTTTTGATGGAGACGGTGGGCTTCAAGCGATTCGATTGACTGTGCCGAGATCTCCTCGATGAAGCCGATAACCTCGAGTACCCCTGCCGAGTCGACGATGCCTTGGTCGAGAAGGGACGTGTGGCTCTCCAGAGCATCCGCGTCGGCTATGTAGAAATTCGACGCCAGGAAAGCGCGGATCTGATCCTTGCAGGTTTCGGCTCTATCCTTGGTAGACAACATTGAATTCTCCTCCGCGCGGCTGCTCGACCGCACCATCGCCTCCGGCCGAAACCTTTTCATCGATCATTCTGATGAAGCCGCGATGCTGCCAAAGGTCTTTATCTCGAAGCGAGCCAAGAAACCCATTCTTGGCCGGTTCAGGATCGAGCCGCTAAGGGTTAGCTTTGTTGACTTGGTGCGATAAAATTAACTACTCTACAAACAGTGAGCCTTAAATGTATCTAATGATTTTGTTTATCTTATAAACAATACACTTCGGAGGTGACGTGAGGTTTGCATGCTGCAGATGGATTTCTGACGTTATCGTCGTTATATTACTGAATTCCATGACTGTCTGTGTAATCTTGGCTGCGGTTGCCGTGACCTGTCGTGATTTCGTGCCTTCCCGGATTCGGCTCACCTCAGTATTTCTGACCTTTATCGGAGGGATCGTTCTTTCCATTCAGGGTAATGAAGGTGCCTTCTGGCCTGCCGCCATCGGCAATACCATCATTATCTATTCCTTTTGCCTGACCTGGATCGGCGCGCGCTATTTTTACGGCAAGAAGGAGGTTTGAGAGCGGCGCTTATCATTTCCATCGCAAGCTTCCCCTTCATGTCGTTTTTCCATACAAGCTGGCAGGGTCGGAATGTTGTCTATGCGGTCGGTCAGTTCCTCTCCATGGCGATGACGGTGGCATATCTCCTGAAGCAGCGCGACGTCGCGGCCTTCCGGGTCGTGGCTGGAGGCAGTGATGTCGGATAAGACGGTCCCACCTAACGACAGGGAGCCGACATCTGTCGAACGTCGCCGCTGGCCGCGCATGTCGCAGGATCCACTCGGCGAGGATGAGGTGGAGAAGGCCGTCCTGACGTCGTTGCGCTTTGAGACGGAAATCCTTCCACCAATCCAGCAGTTTGCTGCCTGGCGGGAGCATATGGCGGTATTGATGGATTCGCGTCTGCCGAACAATGTGGATCCCGAGGATGGATTTGTCGTCCAGCAGGCGGTGTGGAATCTGGGCGGCATGCTTTTGTTGCAACAAACCGTTCCGGCCTTCAGTTACGAACGCTCGCCAGACGCGGTGCGGTTCAGTCCAATTGACCATTGGCAGATCACCGTTCTCCGCGCCGGTCGCACCTGGACCGGAGTTGACGGACGTGTCGCGCAAAATGAACCGGGCATGATTGAAATCCGCTCGCTCGGGCATCCGTTTAGCGGGCGGGCGCTGGCAACGGAGTCGATCAGCCTGATCGTTCCCGTCGATCTGTTTGCCGATGGAGGTAGCTTGCCGGCGGCGAGCAACAACGTCGTTTTGGGTGGACACCGGGCCAAACTGCTGATCGATCTTATGTCAAGCGTTGAAGCCAATCTCGATCGCTTCACGCAAGACGACCTTCCTAGAATCAAGGACCGTTTGCGGAAAATGGTATTCGACGCGGTTACACCTTTGGTGGATCGTGATGACGGCAACGATCAGATCTCACAAACCGGATTGATGACGCGGGCGAGACGCTTCATTTCGAGCAATCTTGCCTCGCCCGACCTGACACCGGATGCTCTCGCCCGGGAACTGGCGACCTCGAGGACACGGCTCTATGAGCTTTTCGAAACGTCCGGCGGCGTTGCGAATTACATTCGTCGACGACGTCTATCCGCAGCTCATGCAATGTTAGCGGATCCTTCCGACACCCGAAAGGTCGCCGAAGTTGGTCTAGCAATCGGCTTTGATTCAGCGGCGAATTTCAGTCGAGCTTTCACGCAGCAGTTCGGGTATAGCCCGAGCAACATACGCAAGCAGTCGTCCGAAGACTACATGTACCCGGATAGGCAAACAGGTAAGAAACCAAAGGTCACATTCGAAAGCCTGCTGCAAACGCTCGGCCTCTTTTGAGGATGGCGAGGAGCATATATAAGATGTACACTAAGGACGTTCGATGACGACTTCGGGCATCTAAGCAATCGACCAACCTTCTATCCCTATAAACCCCCGAGAGCTGGCAAACGCGACAGCCCAAGTGGACCTCTCTGTCGTGAACCGCTGCGGGGATCTAGAGAGCTAATGCGTCAATCAAGCTTGTCCCATAGCGTGTTCAGATATCCTGATCTCTTTCACAAACGCTCGCAATTCGGCTGGAGGTGCGAGACAAAAAGTTCGAAAAGCATCCAGGAACCCCAGCCATCGCTCACAGGGTCCGTTCCGGACACATGTGTAGCAGCCGTTTAATAATGCGACAGTGATGCGACAGTTTTCGCCGGCCGGCGAAAGTTCGAGCCGGATTGGTCCGTCCATCGCATATCAGTTCATTGGCCATACGATCATTAGCATCGGCACAGCAACAATGACGACGAGGAACGATAGCGGCAGTCCCAGACGTGGATAATCGCTGAAACGGTAGCCGCCCGGCCCCATGACGAGCGTGTTGCACTGGTGGCCGATCGGGGTGAGAAAATCGCAGCCGGCGCCAATGGCGACCGCCATCAGAAATGCTTCCGGCCTGTAGCCGAGATCGCCGGCAAACTCGGCGGCGATAGGCGCCATGACCAGAACGGTGGCGGCATTGTTGAGGAATGGCGTAACGGCCATGGCGGCGACAAGGATGAGCATCAGTGCGCCGGGCGCCGGAAGAATGGTCCCCAGTTTGGCAAGCTCGCCGGCAACCACTTCTGTCGCCCCTGTACTGCGTAGCGAATCGCTCACCGGAATGAGAACGGCGAGCATGACGAGGATTGGACCATCCAGCGATTGGTAGACCTCCCGGACCGGGATGACCTTGAGAAGCACCATCCCGACCGCGGCCGCAAAGAAAGCGACGGAGACCGGGAGCAGCCCGAACGCAGTCGCCACCATAGCGAGAGCAAGGATCGATACCGGCACGACACCCTTGCGGACGCTACCAAGCAGGATGGCCCTTTCCGCCAGCGGCAGGCAGCCGAGTTCGCGCAGTATCTCGGGTATCGTCGCTGCATTGCCCTGCAGCACGACGACGTCGCCGAGCCTTAGCTGGACTTCGGCCAGCCTGCGGTCGAGGCGCTCGCCGTGACGGCTGACAGCCAGGAGGTTGACATTGAAGCGGTGGTAGAGCGCAAGGCGCTGGGCTGTCCAGCCGATCAAAGGGGAGCTTTCACCGATGACGGCTTCGATAGCGACCAGCTCGCTGGTCGTGTCGTCCCCGCGGGCCCTGTTGCCCGTAACGCTGAGTTTGCCCTGGGAGACAAGGCGATCCAGCGCCTCTGGGTCGCCCTCGATCAGCAGAATGTCGTTCACTTTGAGGACAACGTCGGGCAGTGGCGTCATCCGCATAGTCCGGTTGCGCAGGATCGACGTCACGACAGCATCGCCGCCGGAAAGCTTCATGAGGTCTGCGACGGTTTTCCCGAGCACCGTCGAATCGCGGACAATTCGGGCCTCTGTCAGGTAATTCTTGATGTTGATGGCTTCATTCACCGACCCGCCCAGCTTTTCGCGCACCGGTAACAGCCAATAGAAAAGCACCAGGAAGATCGTTCCGGCGGCGGCCAGCGCGGCTCCAACAGGTGTAAAGTCGAACATTGTGAAGGCGGCGCCGGTCAGTTCCTCCCGCACACGGGACACAACGATATTGGGAGATGTTCCCACCTGCGTCATGAGCCCGCCGAGCAGTGACCCGAACGCCATAGGCATCAGGAATATCGAGGGTGAAACGCTCGACCGACGGGCGAACTGGAAGGCGATCGGAATCATGATAGCGAGCGCACCGATATTCTTTACAAACGCAGACAGGATCGTAACCACGATCACCAGCAGCGCCAGTTGCGACCGAACACCCGACAGGTTGGGAACAAAGCGCTTGATGGTAACTTCCATGATGCCCGAGCGGGCTATGCCTGCGCTCACCAGCAAGGCACTGCCGACAATGATCACGATGTCGTCGCTGAACCCGCTGAAGGCTTCGTCAAAAGGCACGATGCCAACCGCGAGTGAAAGCAACAGTGCCGCAGCTGCGACCAGATCATATCGATACCGGCCCCATACGAGCGCCGCCATCATAACGAAGATAACGGCGAACGACAAAATTTGCGGCGTAGTCATGTCTTTGAATGCCCCGCCGCAAATGCGGCTGATCAGAACGTCCAAACCGACCTTTTGTTGCTTTCGCTGGTCACGACTTTGCTAGCACGGTTCCATCTTGCCAATAAGCCCGTGTCGAGCGGTGTTCCTGGCTCATGGGGCCATGATCCTGGTAGCGTTGCATCAAGGTGCGCGATCGGTCAGTGCGCTTGCACCTTCCTCTGCGGCGCAATGTGCGCAGCAGTAGATGATGTCATCTTGTTCGACGCCATGTCCGATGATCCGGCATCCGCAATGCGGACAGAGCGGCGCAAGTTTCTGGATTGCGCATTCGAAGCTGTCGAACGTATAGGTTTCCTCAGCCAGCTTCACTTCGAAAGCCTTGTCGTAGTCATTCCCGCATTGATCGCATCTGGCCATAGTCCTTTTCCTTCTTCTTCATTGGCTCAAGCTCGACCAACCCGCCGCATGGCGATAGGTTCCCGTCAGGATCGTAGAGTCTTGCTAAGCAGGTGACGAGCCCGAGCAGCGTCACGCGCGCCGTTCGATCAAGCGGATCACCTCCTCGATGTCCCGCGGCGCGATGTCGAGTTGCTTCAGGCCCGGCGCGCCGATTGCTGCCACATTGTCGTGCCGCATAAGATCGACCTGGTTGCGCGTTATGGGCGCTCCCGGAAGGAGTTCCGCGACGCCAGCCAAAGCGTCCCACGCCGCAAACGGCACCGGCATCAGCCTGATGTGGGTACCGAGTTGTCGGGCGACCTCCCGCAGCAGTTCCTTATAGGTGTAGATGCGCGGGCCACCGAATTCGAATATGGATGAGCCCTTGTGGTTTCGCCCGTCGATCAGCCGGGTGACTGCGTCTGCGACGTCTTCCACATAGACCGGCTGAAGCCGTGTGCCGCCATCGCCGAACAGCGGATAGACTGGCAGGAGGCGTATCAGCCTCACAACCGTCGTGAGGAAAACGTCGTCAGGTCCTGTCATGACGGCGGGACGCACAATGATGGCGCCGGGAAATGCGCTCGCCACCGCCTCTTCTCCGCGCCCACGTGCCCTAATATAATTCGAATCCGATTGAGGATCGGAGCCGATGCCCGAAATCTGGACGAACCGGTCGACTTCGCCAGTGCGCGACGCGACGGCAAGATCAGCTGCGGCTTCCACGTGTACGCGCTCAAACGTCTGGGCGCCCTGCTCGACATAGAGACTGACGGCATTCACGATGGCCTGTGATCCGGCAATGGCCGAGCCGATCGAGGACGCATCCAATATATCCGCCTCGACGGCTTCGGGCATCCTTGCCGTCGAAGAAAAGACCGGGCCCACACGAGCCGGGTGGCGGGATGCGGCGCGGACCGTGAAACCCTTTTCAAGGAGCCGCTTCACGATCCGGCGCCCGAGAAAGCCTGTCCCGCCGAACACAGTGACGATCCGTTCTGCGTTGAGATCGTCAGGATCCATTTGCCTTGCCATCCCTTGTCTTCGCGTGCCCGCCGAGCGCCTGCCGCGAGGATTGCCCTTGGCCGGCGTATGAACCGTGACGGTGGAAAACAAGGCAGGAACGCTTTTTGTTCCGTCAGTGCTGGGTCGAGAGGGAGACGGCCGATGTTTCTATAGAAGGCGAGTGTTTGACGCTGAGTTGCTTTATCCGTGCTGTCAAAAACTGGTCGAGGCACTGCAGCGTCGAAATTGACAAATCATCACTTGCAAATCCGTCGCCGCTGTCTTTTGCTCGCGCGACAGTTGTCCATGACTGTTGAATGGTTGGCGAACGGATGAACAAAATCGATCGGCGACGGCCGGAGTCCGAAATGGACGCCACCGTAAATGCCGCGCGGCTTGGAACGCGGTTGCGCCTCGCCCGGCAGACACGGGGCATGACGCTGAAGGCGCTGGCGACAGCTGCGAACTGCTCTGAAAGCCTTTTATCCAAGATCGAGAACGGCAAGGCTTCGCCATCCCTGCCCATGCTTCACCGCCTGGTCGAAGTTCTGGAGACCAATATCGGCTGGATGTTCGAACAGGTCGACGACGACGAGGCGATCGTGTTCCGCGCAGGCGCGCGGCCGTTGATCTCGCTCGACGCGCTGAGGCGCGGCGAGGGCATCTCGCTCGAACGCATCATTCCATATTCGCCCGGTCACCTGTTGCAGTGCAATATTCACCATATCGAAGCAGACGGCGAGAGCGAAGGCCCCATCCAGCATGTCGGCGAGGAAGTCGGCTATGTGCTGGCTGGCCGAATCAAGCTGATCGTCGACGGCAAGGGCCATGACCTCGCCACCGGCGATGCGTTCGTATTCAGGTCGGAGCTGCCGCACCATTACCGCAACATCGGCAAGGAGAGAGCCAGCATTTTCTGGGTCAACACGCCGGCGACCTTCTGACGGCGTTCAGAGATTCAAAGACGTTGACAAATATTCAAGTCTCTTGAATGTTTGCTCGTGCCTGTAGCACCAATGGGACCAGCCGAATGGGTTTGGCCCGCAAGCAAGGGGAACCCGTAAATGCGTCCGTTCAAACTTCTCGTCCGTTGCGCCGCCGTCGTCGCCATTTGCTCGACAGCGATGGGGTCGGCGTTCGCCGATACGTTCGCTCTCGTCAACATCAACCAGCAGGCCCTGTTCTTCAACCAGATCAACGAGGGTGCGCAAAAGGCGGCCGATGCCGCCGGCGCCAAGCTGGTCATCTTCAATGCCAACAACGTGCCGAGCGCGCAAAATGACGCGATCGAGAACTACATCACACAAAAAGTCGACGGCATCATCTTGGTCGCCATCGACGTAAACGGCGTCAAGCCTGCAATCACCGCCGCGAAGGCGGCCGGCATCCCCGTGATCGCCATCGACGCGCAGATTCCCGACGGCGACAACGTTGCGTTCATCGGTGTCGACAACGCCAAGGCCGGCGAGGATATCGGCAAATTCTACGCCGACCATGTGAAGTCGGAGATGGGCGGCACTGCCAAGATCGGTATTGTCGGCGCGCTCAATTCTTTCATTCAGAACCAGCGGCTCGACGGTTTCAAGAAGGCGGTCACTGACAGCGGCCTGGCGATCACCTTCCTCGACACGGTCGACGGCCAGAATGTTCAGGAGACCGCGATGAGCGCTTCGGAGAATTTGATGACCGCCAATCCGGACATGACGACGCTATACGCGACCGGCGAGCCGGCGTTGCTCGGCGCTGTTTCGGCCGTAACCAGCCAAGGCCGCACCGGCGACGTCAAGGTGTTCGGCTGGGACCTTACCAAGCAGGTCATTCAGGGCATTGACGATGGTTGGGTGGTGGCAGTCGTCCAGCAGGATCCGGCCGGCGAAGGCAAGGCCGCTGTCGAAGGGCTGACCAAGCTCAAGAAGGGCGAAACGGTCGAGCCGATCATCAATATTCCGGTGACGATCGTGACCAAGGACAATGTCGACAAATATCGCGCGATGTTCCAGTAAACTGCGTCGATGACCGGTCCGCGGCGCCGCCTGAGGCTACGCTGCGGACGCTTCGCAAAGCCCGTGGATCGAAGATGAGCAGTAGCGAGACCTATCGGGTGCGGATGAGCGGCATCTCAAAGCGCTACAACGCCATTCAGACGCTCGATGACGTGTCGCTGGTGCTGAGGCCGGGCGAGGTCCTGGGGCTTGTCGGCGACAATGGCGCGGGAAAGTCGACGCTGAGCAAGGTGCTGTCGGGGGCGGTGGTTCCCGATGCCGGCACGATCGAGATCGATGGCATGCCGGTGACCTTCACTTCGCCGGCGGACGCGCGTGCAGCGCGCGTCGAGATGGTCTATCAGGACCTGTCGCTCTGCGACACGGTCGATGTCGCCGGCAATCTCTTTCTCGGTCGCGAGCCACGCCGCCGCTTTGCCGGCATTTCCTTTCTCGACAAGAAGCGCATGCACGAGCAAACGCGCCAGATGCTCGACCGACTCGGCATCGTTATCGCCGACACGCGGCTCAAGGTCGAAAACCTGTCCGGCGGACAGCGACAGTCGATCGCGATCGGCCGCGCCGCCTCGTTCGAGCCGTCCGTGCTGATTATGGATGAGCCGACGGCAGCGCTTGCAGTCGCCGAGGTCGAGGCTGTGCTGGACCTGATCCGCGCCGTGAGCGCGCGCGGGGTCAGCGTCATTCTGATCACCCACCGCCTTCAGGATCTGTTCCTCGTATGCGACCGCATCCAGGTCATGTACGAAGGACGCAACGTCGCCGAGCGGCTGATCGGCGAAACCAATATCGAAGATGTCGTCAACCTGATCGTGGGCCGCAAATTCAACGCTCGTTCGGCCACCAACGCCTATCGCGATGGAGCGCCAGCATGAGCGACGTGACTTCGACCCATTCCGCTCAATCTCAAAGGGTCCACGCAGGCACCTGGCGAGATGCGGTGCTTGCCAATGGCAGTGTCGTGTCGATCGCGCTGTTCTTTCTTATCGTTAGCGTCATCTTTTCGGTGGCGACGGACGCCTTTCTGACGTCGCCCAACCTGCTGAACATCCTGCGTCAGTCGGCACCGCTGCTGATCGTCGCCGCGGCGATGACGTTCGTCATCACCACCGGCGGCATCGACCTTTCGGTCGGCTCCGTGCTGGCACTGGTGGCAACCTTGTCGGCGACATTGCTGCAGCTGGGCCTGCCATGGCCGGTGGTCATCCTCGCCATGCTTGCGCTGGGCGCCTTGCTTGGCGCGGTTCAGGGCTATTTTGTCGCTTATGAGGGCATCCCGGCCTTCATCGTCACGCTTGCCGGGCTTTCGGTGATCCGTGGCGTGGCGCTGCTGATCACCGGCGGCTACTCGATCCCCATCGAGCCGGGAAGCCCTTTCACGGTGCTGGGCCGCGCCTGGCTGCTTGGCGTGCCGGCGCCGGCGCTGATCGCGCTGGCGATCCTCGCGATCGCCTATATCGCCTTCAACGAGACGCCGTTCGGCCGCTACGTGACCGGCATCGGCGCCAACGCCGAAGCGGTTAGACGTGCCGGCGTCAACACACGGCTGACGACACTTTTCGTCTACGTGATTTCCGCCGCCGCGGCAGCACTTGCGGGGATCATCATTGCAGCCCGGCTTGGATCCGGATCGTCGAATGCCGGGCAAAGCTTTGAGCTCGAAGTGATCGCTGCCGTCGTGCTTGGCGGCACCAGCCTGTTCGGCGGCCGCGGAACGATCGTCGGCACGGTGCTCGGCGCGCTTACCGTGGCCGTCATCGGCAACGGCCTGATCCTGGCGCATCTGTCGCCTTTCCTGACGCCGATCGTCACCGGAACGATCATCCTGATCGCCATCTGGCTGAACTTCCGCCTGTTCCGCGGCGCCGTCCGGAGCCGTTGAGCCTATGGGTGATGATCTCTTCGATGACGCAGCTCCCAGGCAGCGGCTGGCGATCGGGGTCGATACCGGCCATGTGATGACCGTGCTCGGCCCCGTCCCGGTCGAAGAAATGGGCATTACGCTGATGCATGAGCACATCTTGCTCTGCGGCGCGCGCAGCTGGAGATGTCCCTGTCATCCTGACGACATGGCTCTCGCCGAGCAGCCGGTGAATATCGAGATCATCGGCGAATTGCGCATGAACCCTTACGTCAACCGCGACAATGTTTCGCTCGACGACAGTGACCTGGCGCTGTCGGAACTGCAACGCTATCGCGCGCTCGGCGGCCACACCATCGTCGACGCGACCAATATCGGCATCGGCCGCGAGCCGGAAAAGCTCGCCCGCATCAGCCGCATGTCCGGCCTGAAGATCGTCATGGGCACCGGCTTCTATCTGGAACACACCCATCCCGAATGGCTGAAAGCGATGGATGTCGACGCAGTGACCGAGTTCATCGTCAACGACGTCGGCGGCGGCGAGACGCAGCCGCCGATCCTGGCCGGCCTGATCGGCGAGGTCGGCGTCAGCAAGGACTTTACCGCCGAGGAGCGAAAGTCGCTGAGAGCTTCGGCGCGGGCCGCGCGCATCACCGGCGTGCCGCTGTCGATCCATCTGCCGGGGTGGGAGCGGCTGGCGCACGAGGTGCTCGATGTCGTGGAGGCCGAGGGCGCCGATCTTCGCCACACTGTGCTCTGCCACATGAACCCCAGCCACAATGATCTCGACTACCAGACAAGCCTCGCCCGGCGCGGCGCTTTCTTGGAATACGATATGATCGGCATGGATTACTATTATGCCGATCAGGACGCGCAATCGCCCTCCGACGAAGAGAATGCGCGAGCAATCGCGGCACTTATCGAGGCCGACTTCGGTGACCGCCTGCTGCTGTCGCAGGATGTTTTCCTCAAGATCATGCTGACCCGCTTCGGCGGTTTCGGCTACGGCTACATCCTCAAGCACTTCATACCGCGCCTGAAACGGCATGGCGTCGAGCAGCCAGCCATCGACCGCATGCTGATCGCCAATCCGAAGGCCGTGTTCGCGCGGCAGAACTAAGCGGCCCGAACTTACGACGGAGTTCAAATGTCCAAGAAAAAGATCCTGCTTGCCGGTGAATCCTGGGTGTCGACCGCCACCCATATCAAGGGTTTCGACCAGTTTCCGACGGTCACCTACCACACCGGCGCGGAGGAATTGCTGACGGCGCTGAAGGCGACCGACTTCGACGTGACCTTCATGCCGGCGCATGAGGCACAGCGCAGCTTTCCGCAAACAATGGAGGCGCTTTCGGCCTATGACGCGGTGGTGCTCTCCGACATCGGCGCCAACACGCTGCTCCTGCATCCCGACACCTGGGTCCACTCCAAGCCGACGCCGAACCGCCTGCGGCTGCTGCGCGATTATGTGCGCGATGGCGGCGGGCTTTTGATGTTCGGCGGCTACTATAGCTTCCAGGGCATCAATGGCGGCGCGCGCTACCGCAAGACGCCGGTCGAGGAGGTGCTGCCGGTGAACTGCCTCGCGTTCGATGACCGCGTCGAGGTGCCGGAAGGGTTTGCGCCTGTCCTGAACGGCTCCTCGAA
This window harbors:
- the galE gene encoding UDP-glucose 4-epimerase GalE, coding for MSGKNVLVVGGAGFIGSHTAKLLARQSYDPIVYDNLSTGHRSAVRWGAFVEGNILDSERLTHVMDEYRPIGVIHFAASAYVGESVEKPAKYYQNNVNGTQSLLDACQRSGTRNIIFSSSCATYGIPDRLPIREGESQRPINPYGRTKLIAEQMLADYSAAYALRYVALRYFNASGADIDGEIGETHDPETHLIPRAMMAAAGRIDFLEVYGQDYDTPDGTCIRDYIHVADLARAHVLALEHLINCGGNLAVNLGSGRGTSIKEILEAISRLTGRNVPVEMRARRAGDPPVLYADPALAAEKLGFQALYSDLDTIIRTAAPFFGLEVRS
- a CDS encoding helix-turn-helix domain-containing protein, with product MSDKTVPPNDREPTSVERRRWPRMSQDPLGEDEVEKAVLTSLRFETEILPPIQQFAAWREHMAVLMDSRLPNNVDPEDGFVVQQAVWNLGGMLLLQQTVPAFSYERSPDAVRFSPIDHWQITVLRAGRTWTGVDGRVAQNEPGMIEIRSLGHPFSGRALATESISLIVPVDLFADGGSLPAASNNVVLGGHRAKLLIDLMSSVEANLDRFTQDDLPRIKDRLRKMVFDAVTPLVDRDDGNDQISQTGLMTRARRFISSNLASPDLTPDALARELATSRTRLYELFETSGGVANYIRRRRLSAAHAMLADPSDTRKVAEVGLAIGFDSAANFSRAFTQQFGYSPSNIRKQSSEDYMYPDRQTGKKPKVTFESLLQTLGLF
- a CDS encoding SLC13 family permease; the encoded protein is MTTPQILSFAVIFVMMAALVWGRYRYDLVAAAALLLSLAVGIVPFDEAFSGFSDDIVIIVGSALLVSAGIARSGIMEVTIKRFVPNLSGVRSQLALLVIVVTILSAFVKNIGALAIMIPIAFQFARRSSVSPSIFLMPMAFGSLLGGLMTQVGTSPNIVVSRVREELTGAAFTMFDFTPVGAALAAAGTIFLVLFYWLLPVREKLGGSVNEAINIKNYLTEARIVRDSTVLGKTVADLMKLSGGDAVVTSILRNRTMRMTPLPDVVLKVNDILLIEGDPEALDRLVSQGKLSVTGNRARGDDTTSELVAIEAVIGESSPLIGWTAQRLALYHRFNVNLLAVSRHGERLDRRLAEVQLRLGDVVVLQGNAATIPEILRELGCLPLAERAILLGSVRKGVVPVSILALAMVATAFGLLPVSVAFFAAAVGMVLLKVIPVREVYQSLDGPILVMLAVLIPVSDSLRSTGATEVVAGELAKLGTILPAPGALMLILVAAMAVTPFLNNAATVLVMAPIAAEFAGDLGYRPEAFLMAVAIGAGCDFLTPIGHQCNTLVMGPGGYRFSDYPRLGLPLSFLVVIVAVPMLMIVWPMN
- a CDS encoding acyl carrier protein, whose protein sequence is MLSTKDRAETCKDQIRAFLASNFYIADADALESHTSLLDQGIVDSAGVLEVIGFIEEISAQSIESLEAHRLHQKTMSAAGQLQKWTL
- a CDS encoding complex I NDUFA9 subunit family protein; the protein is MDPDDLNAERIVTVFGGTGFLGRRIVKRLLEKGFTVRAASRHPARVGPVFSSTARMPEAVEADILDASSIGSAIAGSQAIVNAVSLYVEQGAQTFERVHVEAAADLAVASRTGEVDRFVQISGIGSDPQSDSNYIRARGRGEEAVASAFPGAIIVRPAVMTGPDDVFLTTVVRLIRLLPVYPLFGDGGTRLQPVYVEDVADAVTRLIDGRNHKGSSIFEFGGPRIYTYKELLREVARQLGTHIRLMPVPFAAWDALAGVAELLPGAPITRNQVDLMRHDNVAAIGAPGLKQLDIAPRDIEEVIRLIERRA
- a CDS encoding UDP-glucuronic acid decarboxylase family protein, with the protein product MRAPVSIAFQSAKLQSDLSSQRRVLVAGGAGFLGSHLCERLLQDGHSVICVDNFSTGRLENLRHLLNYDTFSFVRHDIVERLDLPVNEIYNLACPASPPHYQADPVHTMKTSVIGSLNLLELAAHYQARIFQASTSEVYGDPHVHPQPESYWGNVNSFGPRSCYDEGKRSAETLFYDFHQQYGVDIRIVRIFNTYGPRMRPDDGRVVSNFIVQALKGEDITVYGDGSQTRSFCYVDDLIEGFYRLMYSPQAIHTPVNIGNPGEFTVGELAEQIVGMTGSSSKVVYHPLPVDDPRQRRPDITVAQRELGWEPTVALADGLKSTIAYFERQLRKPSGKLAEAA